Proteins from a genomic interval of Actinoalloteichus hymeniacidonis:
- a CDS encoding putative bifunctional diguanylate cyclase/phosphodiesterase, giving the protein MTDELRTSLVHETRSINRGNTALAEFAHDWARAVFLTSYVAMTRQDTEDLLLRFAYRLEAALHSEPFTPEEGRRIGAALIDAHFTDATTLENTLLVLGTRLRPRLTPPAHLGERDFSHRLTALTAALAAGYAAALQDHVLREQEDLKISMMQERQRSDALLRASEARFRTTVEGCAAGFAMLDVQGRVQSANSALEQLFDTPADELIGRDLHTLIHPEDLPAESEHLASLGEGLCEQFRSAPRFLVGGEEPVWTRVTGSLIRDEDDEPGHLVLVIEDCTQSYLNQEMIRRRLMIDPLTGLANRSVLVSKLESMLATLRPGGRLALCYLGLDGFRLINDGLGYDVGDEVLRLVGRRLSSALTTEDELVARISADEFVVLIPDTHGAADVVARVEGFLADLGEPMQIGVHEVSVSASAGVVEKVVAEVDPLELIRAGDLTLRAAKEEGKAQWALYDPERDAAGHRRSQLAATMPVALRCNEFYLDFQPVVRLADRKLTGVRAVARWDHAELGLLSQEDFIELATDAGQVVTYGRWLLSSACAQAQRWRNTSGCTPAVSVSLVERQVRDQDLVRDVRAVLEETGLPAEYLRLEVPANAAFTPNGDPLDTWSILAQLGVRIAVGELSSIGRMLSRLRLLPVESVLVSGLPAQLPSAEADAVDQVALRNMITLFRTLGPSVVASDIDDAAQARRLLAMGCELGYGNFFAPPSDPVDIEDLLLAGWVLPQT; this is encoded by the coding sequence GTGACCGACGAGCTGCGTACCTCTCTTGTCCACGAGACCCGGTCGATCAATCGCGGCAACACCGCCCTGGCGGAATTCGCGCATGACTGGGCGAGGGCGGTGTTCCTCACCAGCTATGTGGCGATGACCCGGCAGGACACCGAGGACCTGCTTCTTCGATTCGCCTACCGCCTGGAGGCGGCGCTACACAGCGAGCCGTTCACGCCGGAGGAGGGCAGGCGGATCGGGGCGGCGCTGATCGATGCGCATTTCACCGATGCGACCACCCTGGAGAACACCCTCCTGGTGTTGGGCACCCGTCTGCGGCCCAGGTTGACCCCGCCCGCGCATCTGGGCGAACGCGACTTCTCCCACCGCCTGACCGCGTTGACCGCTGCGTTGGCCGCCGGTTATGCCGCCGCCCTACAGGATCACGTCCTGCGGGAGCAGGAGGATCTGAAGATCTCGATGATGCAGGAACGGCAACGTTCCGATGCGCTGCTGCGGGCCAGCGAGGCGAGGTTTCGAACCACCGTCGAGGGTTGTGCCGCAGGCTTCGCCATGCTGGACGTCCAGGGTCGGGTGCAGTCGGCGAACTCCGCGCTGGAGCAGCTTTTCGACACGCCCGCCGATGAGTTGATCGGCCGTGATCTCCACACCTTGATCCATCCGGAGGACCTGCCCGCCGAGAGCGAGCATCTGGCCTCGCTCGGGGAGGGACTCTGCGAGCAGTTCCGCTCCGCACCGCGTTTCCTGGTCGGCGGCGAGGAACCGGTCTGGACCCGGGTCACCGGTTCGCTCATCCGCGACGAGGACGACGAACCCGGTCACCTGGTGTTGGTCATCGAGGACTGCACCCAGTCCTACCTGAACCAGGAGATGATCCGCAGGCGACTCATGATCGATCCGCTGACCGGCCTGGCGAATCGGTCGGTGTTGGTCTCGAAGCTGGAGAGCATGCTGGCCACGCTTCGCCCTGGCGGTCGCCTCGCACTGTGCTATCTGGGCCTGGACGGTTTCCGGTTGATCAACGACGGGCTCGGATACGACGTCGGCGACGAGGTGCTCCGGCTGGTCGGCAGGCGGCTGTCCTCGGCGTTGACCACGGAGGACGAGCTGGTCGCCAGGATCAGTGCCGACGAGTTCGTGGTGTTGATCCCGGACACCCATGGCGCCGCGGACGTGGTGGCCAGGGTGGAGGGTTTCCTGGCCGATCTCGGCGAGCCGATGCAGATCGGCGTGCACGAGGTCTCGGTGTCGGCGAGCGCGGGAGTCGTGGAGAAGGTCGTCGCCGAGGTCGACCCCTTGGAACTGATCCGGGCGGGCGATCTGACGCTGCGGGCGGCCAAGGAGGAGGGCAAGGCCCAGTGGGCGCTGTACGACCCAGAACGCGATGCGGCCGGGCATCGGCGCTCGCAACTGGCGGCCACGATGCCCGTTGCGCTGCGCTGTAATGAGTTCTACCTCGACTTCCAGCCGGTGGTACGGCTGGCCGATCGCAAGCTCACCGGGGTACGGGCGGTCGCCCGTTGGGATCACGCCGAACTCGGGCTGCTCTCGCAGGAGGACTTCATCGAGCTGGCCACCGACGCGGGCCAGGTCGTGACCTACGGTCGCTGGTTGCTCAGCAGTGCGTGCGCGCAGGCCCAACGGTGGCGGAACACCTCGGGTTGCACGCCTGCGGTCAGCGTCTCGCTGGTGGAACGACAGGTGCGCGATCAGGATCTGGTGCGCGATGTGCGGGCCGTTCTCGAGGAGACCGGGCTGCCTGCGGAGTACCTCCGGCTGGAGGTGCCCGCCAATGCCGCGTTCACTCCGAACGGGGATCCCTTGGACACCTGGTCGATTCTGGCGCAGCTCGGCGTCCGGATCGCCGTCGGCGAACTCTCGTCGATCGGTCGAATGCTGTCCCGGCTGCGCTTGTTGCCGGTGGAGTCGGTGCTGGTCTCGGGCCTGCCCGCGCAGCTGCCGAGCGCGGAGGCCGATGCGGTGGACCAGGTTGCGCTCCGAAATATGATCACCCTGTTCCGAACGCTGGGTCCCTCTGTTGTGGCCAGCGACATCGACGATGCGGCGCAGGCCCGTCGGTTGTTGGCGATGGGCTGCGAACTGGGATACGGGAACTTCTTCGCGCCACCGTCCGATCCGGTGGACATCGAGGATCTGCTCCTCGCGGGCTGGGTGCTGCCACAGACCTGA
- a CDS encoding helix-turn-helix domain-containing protein, which yields MEGRPTIRHRRLCTQLHRMRTDAGIEIEQVMAEMGWSLTTTQRKETARDALSTSEVHALCMLYGVPAEQRVWLVDLAGRLDDPGWWTPYSDVVSDGFRDYLELESEAVEVRNFEIDLIPGLLQTESYIRALVESWNPAPPAAITGRRVALRLARQQRLLTGELRLWAILDEAVLRPRIVTGPQWISQLAALREFAGHPNITLQVLPFSAGPHTAMGSPFAWLRLPAPDPGTVLFDNVAGSVTVEDTEPMRRFHEAFHRLTTTALSANDSRAFLADLQPH from the coding sequence ATGGAAGGGCGACCGACGATCCGGCACCGGAGATTGTGTACCCAGCTTCACCGGATGCGGACTGATGCCGGCATCGAAATCGAACAGGTCATGGCAGAGATGGGATGGTCGCTCACCACGACGCAGCGGAAAGAGACCGCGCGGGACGCATTGAGCACCTCGGAGGTCCATGCGCTCTGCATGCTCTACGGGGTACCCGCCGAACAACGCGTCTGGTTGGTCGACCTGGCGGGTCGACTCGACGACCCGGGGTGGTGGACGCCGTACTCCGATGTCGTGTCCGACGGGTTCCGGGACTACCTGGAACTGGAATCCGAGGCCGTGGAGGTACGCAACTTCGAGATCGACCTGATTCCGGGCCTGTTGCAGACCGAGTCCTACATCCGTGCACTGGTCGAGTCGTGGAATCCGGCGCCCCCGGCCGCGATCACCGGTCGCCGGGTGGCGCTTCGGCTGGCTCGTCAGCAACGCCTGTTGACGGGTGAGCTACGGCTGTGGGCGATCCTGGACGAGGCGGTGCTGCGGCCGCGCATCGTCACCGGTCCACAGTGGATCTCGCAGCTGGCGGCGTTGCGGGAGTTCGCCGGGCATCCGAACATCACCCTCCAGGTGTTGCCGTTCTCCGCAGGCCCGCATACCGCGATGGGCAGTCCGTTCGCCTGGCTTCGGCTGCCCGCACCGGATCCGGGCACGGTGCTGTTCGACAACGTCGCGGGCAGTGTCACGGTGGAGGACACGGAACCGATGCGGCGTTTCCACGAGGCCTTCCATCGACTGACCACGACCGCGCTCTCGGCCAACGACAGCCGGGCGTTCCTGGCCGACCTACAACCGCACTGA
- a CDS encoding NADP-dependent oxidoreductase — MVAASNAREIRLAARPTGWPTEQDFDLVEVPIPVPGPGQVLVRNTVMSVDPAMRGRMNDVESYAPPFELGAPLQGGAVGEVVLSDVESVRTGDMVLHNLGWRDYAVLDADRVSRIDPDIASASAYLGVLGMPGMTAYAGLVEVAAMTEGDVVFVSGAAGAVGSIAGQVARLKGASRVVGSAGSAAKVRYLTEELGFDAAFDYHDGPVAEQLATVAPDGIDVYFDNVGGEHLEAAIGALRLNGRIAMCGGISGYNEATAPPGPRNLMRFVVRRLTMRGFLVVDHAHLRDDFRREVGGWIRDGSLRYRETIVEGLEKAPAALIGMMRGENLGKMIVTI; from the coding sequence ATCGTGGCCGCGTCGAATGCCAGGGAGATCCGGTTGGCCGCCCGCCCCACGGGGTGGCCGACGGAGCAGGATTTCGACCTCGTCGAGGTGCCGATCCCGGTGCCCGGCCCCGGCCAGGTGTTGGTTCGCAACACGGTGATGAGCGTGGACCCCGCGATGCGGGGCCGGATGAACGACGTCGAGTCCTATGCGCCGCCGTTCGAACTCGGTGCGCCGTTGCAGGGTGGGGCGGTCGGCGAGGTGGTGCTGTCGGACGTCGAGTCCGTTCGGACCGGTGACATGGTGCTCCATAACCTCGGCTGGCGGGACTACGCGGTTCTCGACGCGGACCGTGTCAGCCGCATCGATCCCGATATCGCTTCGGCGAGCGCCTATCTCGGGGTGTTGGGCATGCCGGGGATGACCGCCTATGCGGGTCTCGTCGAGGTGGCGGCCATGACCGAGGGCGATGTGGTCTTCGTCTCCGGCGCTGCGGGTGCCGTCGGCTCGATCGCAGGCCAGGTAGCGCGGCTCAAGGGTGCCTCGCGGGTGGTCGGCAGTGCGGGTTCGGCGGCGAAGGTGCGTTATCTGACCGAGGAACTGGGCTTCGACGCCGCGTTCGACTATCACGATGGGCCGGTGGCCGAGCAGCTCGCCACGGTGGCTCCCGACGGCATCGACGTGTACTTCGACAATGTGGGCGGCGAGCATCTGGAAGCCGCGATCGGTGCGCTGCGGCTGAACGGCCGGATCGCGATGTGCGGCGGGATCTCCGGATACAACGAGGCGACGGCGCCGCCCGGGCCGCGCAACCTGATGCGTTTCGTCGTCCGGCGGTTGACCATGCGGGGCTTCTTGGTCGTGGACCACGCACACCTCAGGGACGACTTCCGCCGCGAGGTGGGCGGCTGGATCCGCGACGGGAGCCTCCGGTACCGCGAGACGATCGTGGAGGGCCTGGAGAAGGCGCCCGCCGCGTTGATCGGCATGATGCGCGGGGAGAACCTCGGCAAGATGATCGTCACCATTTAA
- a CDS encoding FtsK/SpoIIIE domain-containing protein has protein sequence MNRRDERRRRITEAFEDFRSTVARALGVAVRQHTTAHQTHAERVFELWLRDAGVDRAMNDPELAVALRNPALQPVVQRAAQDRDQHFAGWTGTMPAELTELVATASPGSASAPYPEWLGQPGKRDGSSEDGGVPELWRIGTAVMDSAPVPEPFPVAVPLLDGAHLHITSSPESRVDAENLVETLLLRVLSYFQPGLVQVHVWDVGALTGSLPGLYPLTRAGLLTVHDPARLHDLLDEFAEHIRRIHTSVLVDGRRSIGALQSDTGRRGEPWRVAVLFGNRSALKEEDQQKLQRIARNGLSCGVQLIIVDLPITVNSAVETLRLDDDQTARCSMTGPQATVYLDPGLPREKVPRACNAIADELLARRSRVCSFDDLLPNEPWTYHSAAGLQTPIGYADGDPIYVSLGDGSPHALIGGPSGSGKTNLLYALLGGLAARYSPNELEFYVLDFKEGVSFAQFAPGRRDPSWLPHARLVGVNVNQDREFGVALLRYLSEEMRRRAERAKQHEVTKLEELRIEDPHGRWPRIVAVIDEFQYLFADRDEVTNLAAALLEDVARRGRSQGIHLVLSSQDISGIEAFWGKPAIFEQFTVRIALPKARRVLTEVNQTAMEIPRRHAVINHDSGVPHGNEVARIPDATARGTSDRLQIDLWERRPSNLTEPRLFDGSNTPMLRTLPDYLRLAPPDAAHAARHVPRALLGQVIDMAGSGAVVPLAASPGRNIAVLGSVLRDATSVLASAALSLARQYEPGAVEFTIVSLIDDPEDTAADLAAELRRAKHTVEFKDGHQVRKLIDKTAQSLKDRLESVENSENSEPGPHYLLLFGMDSAHPRLESRDPGLGRTGLDSLRLVLKHGPELHTHVIGWWRSTGRLKAALAMGGLDDIGAWVAFDVHGQELGSLAANQVITWSPRPRRGLFFDRFHHAKPQVVIPCDADVPAQPVDRPDPAE, from the coding sequence GTGAACAGGCGAGACGAGCGACGACGTCGCATCACGGAAGCCTTCGAGGACTTCCGTTCGACCGTGGCGCGGGCTCTCGGCGTCGCGGTCCGACAGCACACCACCGCGCACCAGACCCACGCCGAACGAGTCTTCGAGCTGTGGCTGCGCGACGCGGGGGTCGACCGCGCCATGAACGACCCCGAGTTGGCGGTCGCGCTGCGCAATCCTGCGCTTCAGCCGGTCGTGCAACGAGCCGCGCAGGACCGGGACCAGCACTTCGCAGGCTGGACCGGCACGATGCCCGCCGAGTTGACCGAACTGGTGGCCACCGCGTCTCCCGGCTCTGCCTCCGCACCTTACCCGGAATGGCTGGGGCAACCGGGCAAAAGGGACGGAAGTTCCGAGGACGGTGGCGTTCCGGAGCTGTGGCGGATCGGAACGGCGGTGATGGACAGCGCCCCGGTTCCCGAGCCCTTCCCCGTCGCGGTGCCGCTGCTGGATGGCGCTCACCTGCACATCACCTCGTCGCCGGAGTCGAGGGTGGATGCCGAGAACCTGGTCGAGACGCTGCTGTTGCGGGTGCTCAGCTACTTCCAGCCGGGCCTGGTGCAGGTCCACGTCTGGGATGTCGGGGCGCTCACCGGCTCGCTACCGGGGCTGTACCCGCTGACCAGGGCGGGGCTGCTCACGGTGCACGACCCGGCCCGGCTACACGATCTGCTGGATGAGTTCGCCGAGCACATCCGGCGGATCCACACCAGCGTCCTGGTGGACGGCAGACGCTCGATCGGAGCGCTGCAGTCGGATACCGGACGACGCGGCGAGCCGTGGCGGGTGGCGGTGCTCTTCGGCAACCGCTCGGCGCTGAAAGAGGAAGACCAGCAGAAACTGCAACGCATCGCCCGCAACGGCCTGTCCTGCGGCGTCCAATTGATCATCGTGGATCTGCCGATCACGGTGAACAGCGCGGTGGAGACGCTGCGACTCGACGATGATCAGACGGCACGTTGCAGCATGACCGGCCCGCAGGCCACCGTGTACCTCGATCCGGGGCTGCCCAGGGAGAAGGTGCCCAGGGCATGCAACGCGATCGCCGACGAGCTGTTGGCCCGCCGCAGTCGGGTATGCAGCTTCGACGACCTGCTGCCGAACGAACCGTGGACGTACCACTCGGCGGCCGGGCTGCAGACACCGATCGGCTATGCCGACGGCGATCCGATCTATGTCTCGTTGGGTGATGGCTCGCCGCATGCCCTGATCGGCGGCCCGAGTGGTTCCGGCAAGACGAACCTCCTGTACGCGCTGCTGGGCGGCCTGGCTGCCCGGTATTCGCCGAACGAGTTGGAGTTCTACGTCCTGGACTTCAAGGAGGGCGTGTCCTTCGCGCAGTTCGCCCCCGGTAGGCGGGACCCCAGTTGGCTGCCGCACGCCCGACTGGTCGGGGTGAACGTCAATCAGGACCGCGAATTCGGCGTAGCCCTGCTGCGCTATCTCTCCGAGGAGATGCGGCGGCGGGCGGAGCGGGCCAAACAGCACGAGGTGACCAAGCTCGAAGAGCTGCGCATCGAGGATCCCCACGGGCGTTGGCCCCGGATCGTCGCGGTGATCGACGAGTTCCAGTACCTCTTCGCCGACCGCGACGAGGTGACGAACCTGGCGGCCGCGCTGCTGGAGGACGTGGCACGACGCGGTCGTTCCCAGGGCATCCATCTGGTGCTGTCCAGTCAGGACATCTCCGGCATCGAGGCCTTCTGGGGCAAGCCCGCGATCTTCGAGCAGTTCACGGTGCGTATCGCGCTGCCGAAGGCGCGGCGGGTACTCACCGAGGTCAACCAGACGGCGATGGAGATCCCCCGCAGACACGCGGTGATCAACCACGACTCCGGCGTCCCGCATGGCAACGAGGTGGCCCGCATCCCCGATGCGACGGCGCGCGGCACCTCGGACCGCCTGCAGATCGATCTGTGGGAGCGCAGGCCGTCGAATCTGACCGAACCACGGTTGTTCGACGGCAGTAACACCCCGATGCTGCGGACGCTGCCGGACTACCTCCGGCTGGCACCGCCCGATGCGGCGCACGCGGCCCGGCATGTTCCGCGCGCGCTGCTCGGTCAGGTCATCGATATGGCGGGCAGCGGTGCCGTGGTGCCGTTGGCAGCCAGTCCCGGCCGCAATATCGCGGTGCTCGGCTCGGTACTGCGGGATGCCACCTCGGTGCTGGCCTCGGCGGCTCTATCGCTGGCCAGGCAGTACGAGCCGGGTGCGGTCGAGTTCACCATCGTCTCCCTGATCGACGATCCGGAGGACACCGCTGCGGATTTGGCGGCGGAACTCAGGAGGGCCAAGCACACGGTGGAGTTCAAGGACGGCCACCAGGTCCGCAAGCTGATCGACAAGACGGCCCAATCACTGAAAGATCGACTCGAAAGTGTGGAGAACTCCGAAAATAGTGAACCCGGGCCGCATTACCTGCTGTTGTTCGGAATGGATTCGGCGCATCCTCGGTTGGAGAGTCGAGACCCCGGGCTCGGCCGCACGGGTCTGGACAGCCTCCGGTTGGTGCTCAAGCATGGGCCGGAACTGCATACCCACGTGATCGGCTGGTGGCGCAGCACCGGCAGACTCAAGGCCGCACTGGCGATGGGCGGGTTGGATGACATCGGTGCCTGGGTGGCCTTCGACGTGCACGGCCAGGAACTCGGCAGTCTGGCGGCGAATCAGGTGATCACCTGGTCTCCCCGACCGCGACGTGGCCTGTTCTTCGACCGGTTCCACCATGCCAAGCCACAGGTCGTCATCCCGTGTGACGCAGACGTTCCAGCACAGCCGGTCGACCGGCCCGACCCCGCGGAGTGA
- a CDS encoding GNAT family N-acetyltransferase, producing MHELFGPDEVAASTDSLLVQWASQALLPSHPYGRGRAYRLGDAVAVVAPRLNRDDRIVVDGPEREVAELLVHTWERHGPDYRPLLRTDLADAPLLAGFADAARADFGWMELSRKGTPVETHRARWLRDDELAEADELIRFSNPDAFALPSGPEKSRWAGWHNTKGQLVSVGGDPWSGPSVGFLGGVATTPHYRGRGASTAVCGFLRDSLLARYGRAALMVDQQNTAAIRVYRRLGFDYRRVTALWAAPTRAAAREKTADHASRG from the coding sequence GTGCACGAACTGTTCGGCCCTGACGAGGTGGCCGCTTCGACCGACAGCCTGCTGGTCCAGTGGGCTTCGCAGGCGTTGCTGCCGAGCCATCCCTACGGCAGGGGCCGCGCGTATCGACTCGGCGATGCGGTGGCGGTGGTGGCTCCTCGGCTCAATCGCGATGATCGGATCGTGGTGGACGGGCCCGAACGCGAGGTGGCGGAGTTACTCGTTCACACCTGGGAACGGCACGGCCCGGACTATCGACCGCTGCTGCGCACCGATCTCGCCGATGCACCGCTGCTCGCAGGCTTCGCCGATGCGGCGCGCGCCGACTTCGGCTGGATGGAGCTGAGCCGCAAGGGCACCCCCGTGGAGACCCACCGGGCGCGCTGGTTACGCGACGACGAGTTGGCCGAGGCCGATGAGCTGATCCGTTTCAGCAATCCCGATGCGTTCGCGCTGCCGTCCGGACCGGAGAAGAGCCGATGGGCTGGCTGGCACAACACGAAGGGCCAGCTCGTCTCGGTGGGCGGTGACCCGTGGAGCGGACCGAGCGTCGGTTTCCTCGGCGGGGTGGCGACCACACCGCACTATCGCGGGCGGGGCGCCTCCACCGCCGTGTGTGGTTTCCTGCGCGACTCGCTGTTGGCACGCTACGGCCGGGCAGCGCTGATGGTGGATCAGCAGAACACCGCGGCGATCCGGGTCTACCGACGATTGGGCTTCGACTATCGGCGGGTGACCGCGTTGTGGGCGGCGCCGACCCGCGCCGCCGCTCGGGAGAAGACCGCGGATCATGCGAGTCGAGGCTGA
- a CDS encoding O-methyltransferase codes for MSEANAGHTDAQQFWADRFWAEDELLTALRADIVARAPQIQIKAEAGAALATLLRAAGARRVLEIGTLFGYSGVWIGRALPSDGRLDTLELSAEHAEAARGWFDRAGLGEQVTVHVGAALDTLRTLSGPYDAVFIDADKTEYPTYLDRCLPLLRPGGLLIADNLFRRGAVADPTVSDPRADAVRVFADRIAADPRLQSTVLPLGDGLSVSVLIDD; via the coding sequence ATGAGCGAAGCGAATGCCGGGCACACCGATGCCCAGCAGTTCTGGGCCGACCGGTTCTGGGCGGAGGACGAACTGTTGACCGCGCTGCGTGCCGACATCGTGGCGCGGGCACCTCAGATCCAGATCAAGGCCGAGGCGGGAGCGGCCCTGGCCACGCTGTTGCGCGCGGCCGGGGCCCGACGGGTGCTGGAGATCGGCACCCTTTTCGGCTACAGCGGGGTGTGGATCGGCCGAGCACTGCCGTCGGACGGCAGGCTGGACACCCTGGAGTTGTCCGCCGAGCACGCCGAGGCGGCCCGAGGCTGGTTCGACAGGGCGGGCCTCGGTGAGCAGGTCACCGTGCACGTCGGCGCGGCTCTCGACACGCTGAGGACGCTGTCCGGCCCGTATGACGCCGTGTTCATCGATGCCGACAAGACCGAGTATCCGACCTATCTGGACCGTTGTCTGCCGCTGCTGCGGCCGGGCGGACTGCTGATCGCCGACAACCTGTTCCGGCGAGGCGCGGTGGCCGACCCGACGGTGTCGGATCCCCGGGCCGACGCGGTTCGGGTGTTCGCCGACCGCATCGCGGCGGATCCCCGGCTGCAATCCACCGTGTTGCCGCTCGGGGACGGCCTCTCGGTGAGTGTGCTGATCGACGACTGA
- a CDS encoding DUF4232 domain-containing protein, translated as MAFTGTKLWLSALAGAALLTVAGCGQESQDQGRGEPVPAAPTTEPGAGGAGESETPDETEPSATESSAGGTGGDVERPDASKTPDEPDRCHSGGLTGSIEQLDSAAGNRYANLVLANEGSEPCAIYGYGGLELVDDEGTALPTRLERVADPAPTLVELEPGAAATKLLHWGVVPGDEDDPEGDCGTEATSIRVIPPDETDPLTVDWGLGPVCQGGKIDGSAYVAR; from the coding sequence ATGGCTTTCACGGGCACAAAGCTGTGGTTGTCCGCGCTGGCGGGAGCGGCATTGCTCACGGTCGCGGGATGCGGCCAGGAATCACAGGATCAGGGGCGCGGCGAGCCGGTTCCGGCGGCGCCGACCACCGAGCCCGGTGCGGGTGGGGCGGGCGAGTCCGAGACCCCGGACGAGACCGAGCCGAGCGCGACCGAGTCCTCGGCCGGTGGCACCGGCGGCGACGTGGAACGACCAGACGCCTCCAAGACGCCGGATGAGCCGGATCGCTGTCATTCCGGCGGCCTCACCGGCTCGATCGAGCAACTGGATTCGGCGGCGGGTAATCGCTACGCGAACCTGGTGTTGGCCAACGAGGGTTCCGAGCCGTGTGCGATCTACGGCTACGGCGGTCTCGAACTCGTCGACGACGAGGGGACGGCGCTGCCGACCCGATTGGAGCGGGTGGCCGACCCCGCGCCGACGCTGGTCGAACTCGAACCCGGTGCGGCCGCGACCAAGCTGCTGCACTGGGGTGTGGTGCCCGGTGACGAGGACGATCCGGAGGGCGATTGCGGGACCGAGGCGACGAGCATCCGGGTCATCCCGCCGGACGAGACCGACCCGCTGACCGTGGACTGGGGACTCGGACCGGTTTGCCAGGGCGGCAAGATCGACGGCAGCGCCTACGTCGCACGCTGA
- a CDS encoding helix-turn-helix transcriptional regulator, with the protein MSPVRRGKDLPIYNRIQLLRAERGLSRVALAKAVEVNPQTIGALERGDHYPSLDLALRICEIFSLPVEAVFSRTPFTPLSEELYGRKGSA; encoded by the coding sequence GTGAGTCCAGTCCGCAGAGGCAAGGATCTGCCGATCTACAACCGGATCCAGCTCCTGCGCGCGGAGCGGGGCTTATCGAGGGTGGCGTTAGCGAAGGCGGTCGAGGTGAATCCACAGACGATCGGGGCGTTGGAGCGCGGAGATCACTATCCGAGCCTCGATCTGGCCCTGCGGATCTGCGAGATCTTCAGCCTCCCGGTGGAGGCCGTGTTCAGCCGGACGCCGTTCACCCCGCTGTCCGAGGAGCTCTACGGCAGGAAGGGGTCGGCGTGA
- a CDS encoding PPOX class F420-dependent oxidoreductase — MPRRIATNTTVELPELLTFLRSRKQGLIITSRADGRPQASPVTYGVDESGRIVVSTYPQRAKVANLRRNPAVSLVALSQNFDDAWVQVDGEAEVLDIPDSVEPLVDYFRAVAGEHPDWAEYRQAMVAQGKSLVRIIPQRWGPIATGGFPPELAD; from the coding sequence ATGCCACGTCGAATCGCCACCAACACCACCGTTGAGCTGCCGGAACTCCTTACCTTCCTGCGCTCCAGGAAGCAGGGGTTGATCATCACGAGTCGGGCGGACGGACGTCCGCAGGCGTCGCCGGTCACCTACGGCGTCGACGAGTCCGGCCGCATCGTCGTCTCGACCTACCCGCAGCGGGCGAAGGTGGCGAACCTTCGACGCAACCCCGCCGTGAGTCTCGTCGCGTTGTCGCAGAACTTCGACGACGCGTGGGTGCAGGTCGACGGCGAAGCCGAGGTATTGGATATTCCGGACTCGGTGGAACCGCTGGTCGACTACTTCCGTGCGGTCGCAGGGGAACACCCGGACTGGGCGGAGTACCGACAGGCCATGGTCGCCCAGGGCAAGTCCCTGGTGCGGATCATCCCGCAGCGCTGGGGTCCCATCGCCACCGGTGGTTTCCCGCCCGAGCTGGCGGACTGA
- a CDS encoding SAM-dependent methyltransferase — MARQTRAPFSAMLEMPNAARVYDFYLGGNRNFAADREFARHAMQVMPQIRDLCIYNRLLGRSLVQHFASQGIRQFLDIGSGIPTVGNTHEVAQRHAADCRIVYIDNEPLTVGQGRLLLKGNSNAAIAEADVRDPDSVLTAAQAGGMLDLDQPVALLMTALLHVIPDSDSPHRFVSRYHEALAPGSLFAYTHLTADHRPDQMGQFARLYHDTPTPVVIRTRTEIEALLGGFTPLGGASDGMSWVREQNEILGLEHVAQLGYLVVGEKT, encoded by the coding sequence ATGGCCCGGCAGACGAGGGCTCCGTTTTCGGCGATGTTGGAGATGCCCAACGCGGCCCGGGTATACGACTTCTATCTGGGCGGCAACCGTAACTTCGCGGCCGACCGGGAGTTCGCTCGGCATGCGATGCAGGTCATGCCGCAGATTCGAGATCTTTGCATCTACAATCGGTTGTTGGGTCGCAGCCTCGTGCAGCACTTCGCGTCGCAGGGAATCCGCCAGTTTCTCGACATCGGTTCCGGTATTCCGACGGTGGGCAACACACATGAGGTCGCGCAACGACACGCCGCCGACTGTCGAATCGTCTACATCGACAACGAACCACTCACCGTCGGACAAGGCAGGCTGCTGCTGAAGGGAAACTCGAACGCGGCGATCGCCGAGGCCGACGTTCGCGATCCCGACAGCGTGCTGACCGCAGCGCAGGCAGGCGGCATGCTCGACCTCGATCAACCGGTCGCGTTGCTGATGACGGCGTTGCTACATGTCATCCCGGATTCGGATTCCCCGCATCGTTTCGTGTCTCGATATCACGAGGCACTGGCTCCCGGCAGTCTGTTCGCCTACACCCATCTGACCGCCGATCATCGACCCGACCAGATGGGTCAGTTCGCGCGGCTCTATCACGACACCCCTACTCCGGTGGTGATCAGGACGAGAACAGAGATCGAGGCGTTGCTGGGTGGTTTCACTCCCTTGGGCGGCGCGTCCGACGGGATGTCGTGGGTTCGCGAACAGAACGAGATCCTCGGACTGGAGCATGTCGCGCAGTTGGGTTATCTCGTCGTCGGCGAGAAAACGTGA